One Candidatus Eisenbacteria bacterium DNA segment encodes these proteins:
- the murI gene encoding glutamate racemase, giving the protein MSRERAIGVFDSGVGGLTVLHEIVKTLPHEETIYFGDTGRYPYGTKSAEVITQYSLENVEFLVGRGVKLLVVACNSASSVALDAIRARCDVPVVGVIEPGARAAVARTRTHRVGVIGTDATIASGAYTRALRALAPSLEIYTRACPLFVPLAEEGWTDGPIARQVTETYLTSLARSGIDTLILGCTHYPLLKPLIAHVMGTEVAIVDSAEETARVVVAELDAAGLRRTDGASRASFFVTDTPERFVRVGQRFFGARVESAVRIER; this is encoded by the coding sequence TCGACTCCGGCGTGGGCGGGCTCACGGTGCTCCACGAGATCGTGAAGACCCTGCCGCACGAGGAGACGATCTACTTCGGCGACACCGGCCGCTATCCCTACGGCACGAAGTCGGCCGAGGTGATCACGCAGTATTCGCTGGAGAACGTCGAGTTCCTGGTCGGCCGCGGCGTCAAGCTGCTGGTGGTGGCATGCAACTCGGCGTCGTCGGTGGCGCTCGACGCGATCCGCGCGCGCTGCGACGTGCCCGTCGTGGGCGTGATCGAGCCCGGAGCGCGCGCCGCCGTCGCGCGCACCCGGACCCACCGGGTCGGTGTGATCGGTACCGACGCCACGATCGCGTCCGGCGCCTACACGCGGGCGCTCCGCGCGCTCGCGCCCTCGCTGGAGATCTACACCCGCGCCTGTCCGCTCTTCGTCCCCCTCGCCGAGGAGGGCTGGACCGACGGCCCCATCGCGCGCCAGGTCACGGAGACGTACCTCACGAGCCTCGCTCGCAGCGGCATCGACACGCTGATCCTCGGCTGCACGCACTACCCGCTCTTGAAGCCCCTCATCGCGCACGTCATGGGCACCGAGGTCGCGATCGTCGACTCCGCGGAAGAGACGGCGCGCGTCGTGGTGGCCGAGCTCGACGCCGCCGGGCTCCGCCGGACGGACGGCGCCAGCCGCGCGAGCTTCTTCGTCACCGACACGCCGGAGCGCTTCGTGCGGGTCGGTCAGCGCTTCTTCGGGGCGCGTGTCGAGTCGGCCGTCCGGATCGAGCGCTGA